A region of Toxorhynchites rutilus septentrionalis strain SRP chromosome 1, ASM2978413v1, whole genome shotgun sequence DNA encodes the following proteins:
- the LOC129781897 gene encoding uncharacterized protein LOC129781897, whose protein sequence is MSSRGLRSKKTNDVAESETGGQDGTQKVVTEDSETPIPRRSCQICHGENTNQMVRCDVCQKWHHYQCVGVTQVSEKQPWSCAKCKAATGVQDTCSNTIKPPVLLGSQSQKQPEAVPGTSSASLVQQKGTQQSQVVNSIGNKSANETIPNITSLPLKQSANPVLSKTISNAKETLPRKPASNASGVSNRSTQTLLKLKLRKLEEERELERRRTADEAAKDKEFLEKKYKILEEMASEGGSNDGDAMSRVEEWMDETVNQNGNQPGNPPPLGCTSCNRSQINTQRINCAPLPQTTCEVPNQTLVPVPQQQNNYRPVYDDDDVEQCPLTRKQLAARQAISKELPTFSGNPEEWPLFLSSFNSTTAICGFSDAENIIRLQKCLRGRAYEAVKSRLMHPTNVVGVITTLKMLFGQPEAIVHTLIAKINSLPALREDKLETLLNFAVSVDNFCATVDACGLEEHLYNVSLMHQLVSKLPSSIKLNWAQYRQTLPAVNLASFSHWLYSLAEAASAITIPNDIGDIRTTRSENRGNKKGNTFVNSHSEDVSPETYSQKSSFVRTASEGCMICKGMCKSICKCKRFLEMSRDSRWAVVREYGLCRRCLRRHYGGCQARLCGKNGCQFKHHELLHNDEKKPPNAEVVEAITPQSSSSSNHQGCHTHQVKSSRTLFRYLPVRLHGKHGSICTFAFLDDGSSLTLVDSDLADELRLEGEVKPLCLHWTGGTQRQEETSRVVSFEVAGIRDESHKFSLTGVRTVNELLLPPQTLNIEELSRLYPHLRNLPILSYEAVRPRILIGMKDQHLTLVLKSREGGPNQPLAVKTRLGWTVCGGANENDTPNLVHSIFHICPCENRSDDDLHQAMKRYFSLDSLGVVKSGTSLLSRDEQRAQSLLQSLTKFTGTHFETGLLWRYDEVRLPDSRAMAMRRFQCLEKRLMRDASLAAVLQQKISDYLRKGYIRKLSEEELIRPNRRTWYLPVFPVKNPNKPGKIRIVWDAAATAFGKSLNSFLLTGPDQLASLFSILIQFRERAIGLTGDLREMFHQVSIRNEDQLCQLFFWRDEDGQLSTYVMRVMTFGACCSPSSAQYAKNMNAERFRYQYPTAANVIQKRHYVDDMLVSVDTEGEAIQLAKQVTFVHAQGGFEIRNWISNSQRVLRALDENSTKEKNLDLAPELATEKVLGMWWCTASDVFSYKVGWNRYERPLLEGQRCPTKREMLRILMSMFDPLGLIAQFLMYLKILMQEVWRSGADWDDEINGVLFSKWQTWLQILPQIETLKIPRCYRSRIPADFSDVQLHTFVDASEDGMAAACYLRYSHGDTIECTLVAAKTRVSPLKFHSIPRLELQAAVLGVRLASTVKESLSVNITRRIFWSDSRDVICWVNSDHRRFTPFVAHRVSEILDSTEPADWRWVPTKQNVADDGTKWVKLPDMSAEALWYTGPHFLMCTEKYWPQQPTVTRTTETELRPYLLMHVQKTEPLLCFSDFSSWRKMVNTIAYVLRFSNNIIKRMKRQAVTNGHPSMEELTASESHLIRQAQEDAYPDEYTLLHQSGGATLPKTSALYKLTPWIDKHGIMRIRGRISACEFATEDAKNPIILPRNHHVTSLIVAHYHQKYHHQNHETVINEIRQRYSISRLRSTYLRVRNSCQRCKNNRAIPQPPIMADLPHTRLDAFARPFTHVGVDYFGPITVVIGRRSEKRWGMLVTCMTIRAIHIEIVHSLSTNSCIIALRNFISRRGTPRTIYSDRGTNFVGACREMQKAEASVNIEEMMKAFVSSETKWVFLPPLSPHMGGCWERLIGTVKRNMTAILSTQKLTDEVLRNVLAEIENVVNSRPLTHVPIDDDSGPALTPNHFLLGSSDGTKPLCTLEDSGAALRQCWRASQILANRFWKRWLSSYLPEITRRTKWFINTKAIGIDDVVIIADPKNPRNCWPRGKVIGICPGRDGQPRSATVKTGNGVYERPVAKLAVLDVRRDD, encoded by the coding sequence ATGTCGAGTAGAGGTTTACGTTCGAAAAAAACCAATGATGTAGCGGAGAGTGAAACTGGTGGTCAAGATGGTACGCAAAAGGTGGTTACGGAGGATTCAGAAACACCCATTCCCAGAAGATCATGTCAGATATGTCATGGGGAAAATACAAACCAGATGGTGCGCTGTGATGTATGCCAAAAATGGCATCACTACCAATGTGTTGGGGTAACACAGGTATCTGAAAAACAACCCTGGAGTTGCGCCAAATGCAAAGCTGCAACCGGTGTCCAGGATACGTGTTCAAATACCATCAAACCTCCTGTGCTGCTTGGTAGTCAAAGTCAAAAGCAACCAGAAGCCGTTCCTGGAACTTCCTCTGCATCCCTCGTTCAACAAAAAGGCACTCAACAATCACAGGTCGTGAATTCAATCGGAAACAAATCAGCAAATGAGACCATTCCGAACATAACATCACTTCCACTGAAACAGTCAGCAAACCCTGTATTAAGTAAAACGATATCAAATGCAAAAGAGACGTTGCCAAGGAAACCTGCATCGAACGCGTCAGGAGTGTCCAACCGATCGACACAAACACTCTTAAAACTAAAGTTGCGAAAGCTAGAGGAGGAACGTGAATTGGAACGTCGACGAACTGCAGATGAGGCAGCCAAGGATAAAGAGTTCCTGGAGAAGAAGTACAAGATACTAGAAGAAATGGCTAGTGAAGGTGGTTCGAATGACGGCGATGCTATGAGCCGCGTGGAGGAGTGGATGGATGAAACGGTGAATCAAAACGGAAACCAACCAGGTAATCCGCCCCCTCTTGGCTGCACGAGCTGCAACCGTTCTCAAATCAATACACAACGAATCAACTGCGCTCCGCTACCACAAACCACGTGCGAGGTACCGAATCAGACTCTCGTTCCCGTTCCTCAACAGCAGAATAACTACCGTCCAgtgtatgatgatgatgacgtagAACAGTGTCCGCTAACCCGGAAACAGCTGGCAGCGCGTCAAGCAATCTCAAAGGAGCTACCCACGTTTTCCGGTAACCCAGAGGAGTGGCCTCTATTCTTGTCATCCTTCAACAGCACGACAGCGATTTGTGGATTTTCGGATGCAGAAAACATCATTCGGTTGCAAAAATGTTTGAGAGGGCGAGCATACGAAGCGGTTAAAAGTCGTCTGATGCACCCGACAAATGTGGTTGGCGTAATAACGACTCTAAAAATGTTATTTGGACAGCCGGAAGCCATCGTACACACACTAATCGCGAAGATCAACTCACTACCCGCGTTGAGGGAAGATAAGCTGGAGACCCTTCTAAATTTCGCTGTCAGCGTGGACAACTTTTGTGCTACGGTGGACGCCTGCGGGTTAGAAGAGCACCTCTACAACGTATCGTTGATGCATCAATTGGTCAGTAAACTGCCTTCTTCCATAAAACTGAATTGGGCCCAGTACAGACAAACGCTGCCGGCAGTTAACTTGGCTTCTTTTAGCCACTGGCTTTATTCCCTAGCAGAGGCTGCTAGCGCTATAACTATTCCGAATGATATTGGAGACATAAGAACAACGCGGAGCGAAAACCGTGGAAATAAAAAAGGTAACACTTTCGTGAACTCTCACTCCGAGGACGTCTCTCCGGAAACATACTCCCAGAAATCATCCTTTGTGAGGACAGCAAGCGAAGGCTGCATGATATGTAAAGGGATGTGCAAATCCATTTGTAAATGCAAACGGTTCCTAGAAATGTCGCGTGACTCACGTTGGGCAGTTGTGAGAGAATACGGACTCTGTCGTAGATGCCTGCGACGACACTATGGGGGATGTCAAGCAAGATTATGCGGTAAGAATGGTTGTCAGTTTAAACACCATGAATTATTGCATAATGACGAGAAAAAACCACCGAACGCTGAAGTCGTAGAAGCGATTACTCCTCAATCAAGTTCGAGTTCAAACCATCAGGGATGTCATACTCATCAAGTGAAGTCTAGCAGAACTCTATTCCGTTATTTGCCAGTACGTCTACATGGGAAGCACGGCTCCATATGTACCTTCGCCTTCCTAGATGACGGGTCAAGTTTGACACTAGTGGACAGTGATTTGGCAGATGAGCTGAGACTTGAAGGGGAAGTAAAACCCCTCTGTCTGCACTGGACAGGCGGCACACAGCGCCAAGAAGAAACCTCACGAGTCGTTAGTTTTGAAGTTgctggaatacgagacgaatcCCATAAATTCAGCCTAACTGGAGTAAGGACGGTCAACGAATTATTACTTCCACCACAAACGTTGAACATAGAGGAATTATCTCGCCTGTATCCACACCTCCGAAACCTTCCCATCCTCTCCTACGAAGCTGTGCGACCAAGAATCCTAATTGGGATGAAGGATCAACACCTCACTCTCGTCCTCAAGAGTCGAGAAGGAGGACCAAATCAACCGCTTGCAGTGAAGACCCGCTTAGGCTGGACAGTGTGTGGGGGCGCCAATGAAAATGATACACCCAACCTAGTACATTCGATTTTTCACATTTGTCCGTGTGAAAACCGTTCAGACGATGACCTTCATCAGGCGATGAAGAGGTATTTCTCTTTAGACAGTTTAGGTGTAGTTAAATCGGGAACATCTCTACTCTCCAGAGACGAACAACGAGCACAATCTCTTCTTCAATCTCTTACAAAATTCACGGGAACACATTTCGAGACCGGACTACTCTGGCGCTACGACGAAGTCCGTCTTCCAGATAGTCGAGCGATGGCAATGCGTCGGTTTCAATGCCTCGAGAAACGCTTGATGAGAGATGCTTCGCTTGCAGCAGTCTTGCAACAGAAAATTTCTGATTATCTACGCAAAGGCTATATCCGAAAGCTATCAGAGGAGGAACTTATACGCCCAAACCGTCGCACCTGGTATCTTCCTGTGTTCCCAGTAAAGAACCCTAATAAGCCAGGGAAAATTCGCATCGTGTGGGATGCTGCAGCCACTGCTTTCGGAAAGTCACTAAATTCATTTCTTCTGACGGGGCCTGACCAGCTTGCATCGTTGTTCTCTATTCTCATCCAGTTCCGTGAGCGTGCGATTGGACTAACGGGTGATCTGCGAGAGATGTTCCATCAAGTCTCGATACGGAACGAAGACCAACTTTGTCAACTCTTTTTCTGGAGAGATGAGGATGGTCAGCTGTCAACCTATGTGATGCGTGTTATGACTTTTGGTGCTTGTTGCTCGCCAAGCAGTGCACAATATGCGAAGAATATGAATGCTGAGCGGTTCAGATACCAGTACCCGACAGCAGCAAACGTTATTCAAAAGCGTCACTACGTGGATGATATGCTAGTTAGCGTCGATACGGAAGGAGAGGCAATACAACTGGCAAAGCAGGTTACGTTCGTACACGCGCAAGGCGGTTTTGAGATCAGAAACTGGATCAGTAATTCTCAACGGGTACTGAGAGCCCTGGATGAGAACAGTACGAAGGAGAAGAACCTTGACCTCGCTCCGGAATTGGCCACGGAGAAGGTGTTGGGGATGTGGTGGTGTACCGCGTCTGATGTCTTCTCATATAAAGTTGGATGGAACCGATACGAGCGCCCCCTCCTGGAGGGTCAACGTTGCCCGACAAAGCGGGAAATGCTACGAATCCTTATGTCTATGTTCGATCCCTTGGGGTTAATTGCACAATTCCTGATGTACCTGAAGATCCTCATGCAGGAAGTCTGGCGGTCCGGAGCTGATTGGGACGATGAAATTAACGGAGTACTCTTCTCCAAGTGGCAGACGTGGCTTCAGATCCTCCCACAAATCGAAACGCTCAAGATTCCTCGTTGCTATCGCAGTCGAATTCCAGCAGATTTTTCCGACGTGCAGCTCCATACGTTTGTAGACGCGAGTGAGGATGGAATGGCTGCAGCTTGCTATCTTCGTTACTCCCATGGCGATACCATCGAATGCACGTTAGTCGCTGCGAAAACCAGAGTTTCTCCGTTGAAATTCCACTCGATTCCTAGATTGGAACTTCAAGCAGCGGTGTTGGGTGTTCGATTGGCTTCCACAGTGAAAGAATCCTTATCTGTGAACATCACTCGGCGAATTTTTTGGTCAGATTCACGAGATGTGATCTGCTGGGTCAATTCGGATCATCGGCGTTTTACACCATTTGTAGCCCACCGAGTTAGCGAAATTTTGGACTCCACAGAACCAGCAGATTGGCGCTGGGTTCCTACCAAGCAAAATGTCGCGGACGATGGCACTAAGTGGGTGAAACTACCAGACATGTCTGCAGAAGCTCTTTGGTACACAGGACCACATTTCCTGATGTGCACTGAGAAGTATTGGCCGCAACAACCAACCGTGACTAGGACAACAGAGACCGAACTACGCCCGTATTTGTTGATGCATGTCCAGAAAACTGAGCCGCTTCTCTGCTTCAGTGACTTCAGTAGCTGGAGAAAGATGGTGAACACAATTGCATACGTTCTTCGGTTTTCCAACAATATCATTAAGAGGATGAAAAGGCAGGCAGTTACGAATGGCCATCCTTCAATGGAAGAGCTGACCGCCTCTGAATCCCATTTGATCCGGCAAGCACAAGAGGACGCCTACCCCGACGAATACACCCTTCTCCACCAGTCTGGTGGAGCCACGCTTCCGAAAACTAGCGCTTTGTATAAGCTCACCCCTTGGATCGACAAACACGGAATCATGCGGATACGAGGTCGTATTTCTGCCTGTGAGTTCGCGACCGAAGATGCCAAGAATCCGATCATTCTACCCCGTAACCACCACGTTACCAGTCTCATTGTTGCACACTATCACCAAAAATACCACCATCAGAATCACGAGACTGTAATTAACGAGATACGGCAACGTTACTCCATTTCTCGACTTCGAAGTACCTACTTACGGGTACGCAACAGTTGTCAACGATGTAAGAATAACCGGGCAATTCCGCAGCCCCCTATCATGGCAGATCTCCCACATACCAGGTTGGACGCATTCGCTCGACCGTTCACCCATGTAGGCGTGGACTACTTCGGTCCTATTACAGTCGTAATAGGCAGGCGATCGGAAAAGCGATGGGGGATGCTCGTAACCTGCATGACAATACGAGCCATCCATATTGAGATCGTGCATTCGCTGAGCACTAATTCGTGCATCATCGCGCTGCGCAACTTTATCTCGCGTCGGGGTACGCCTCGAACGATCTATAGTGATCGCGGTACCAACTTTGTCGGAGCATGTCGTGAGATGCAGAAGGCAGAAGCTTCGGTCAACATAGAAGAGATGATGAAGGCGTTCGTTTCATCGGAAACCAAATGGGTCTTCCTCCCACCTCTATCTCCACACATGGGCGGCTGCTGGGAGAGATTGATTGGAACAGTCAAACGAAACATGACGGCTATTTTGTCAACGCAAAAACTGACGGACGAAGTACTGCGAAATGTTTTGGCCGAAATTGAAAACGTAGTGAATTCTCGACCACTTACTCATGTTCCGATCGATGACGATTCCGGCCCAGCCTTGACTCCAAACCATTTCCTCCTTGGATCATCCGATGGTACCAAACCTTTGTGCACTCTAGAAGACAGTGGTGCCGCATTACGGCAGTGTTGGCGTGCATCGCAGATACTCGCGAATAGATTTTGGAAACGTTGGCTGAGTTCGTATTTACCTGAGATCACCCGCAGAACTAAGTGGTTTATCAACACGAAGGCGATTGGAATCGACGACGTGGTAATCATTGCTGACCCTAAAAATCCCCGGAATTGTTGGCCCAGGGGGAAGGTCATCGGAATCTGTCCTGGAAGAGATGGACAACCTCGATCAGCAACTGTGAAAACAGGGAACGGTGTCTACGAGCGACCAGTTGCTAAACTGGCTGTGCTAGATGTACGGCGCGATGATTAG